From Aedes albopictus strain Foshan chromosome 1, AalbF5, whole genome shotgun sequence, one genomic window encodes:
- the LOC109412731 gene encoding cathepsin B isoform X2 — translation MKRYLLVLAALALIAIANGKGQRIHPLSQKFIDQINHKATTWKAGPNFSPETSMSFIRSLMGVHKDADKFMPPVMLHDLEKDDELPENFDSREQWPNCPTIGEIRDQGSCGSCWAFGAVEAMSDRICIHSEGKVHFRVSAEDLVSCCHTCGFGCNGGFPGAAWSYWVRKGLVSGGPYGSDQGCQPYAIEPCEHHVNGTRPSCEGEGGKTPKCVKKCQASYNVPYAKDKRYGKSSYSIANHEKQIQKEIMTNGPVEGAFTVYEDLLNYKEGVYQHVHGKMLGGHAIRILGWGVDNGTKYWLIANSWNSDWGDNGYFKILRGEDHLGIESSIAAGLPKI, via the coding sequence ATGAAGAGATATCTGCTAGTGCTGGCAGCTCTGGCACTGATCGCCATCGCCAATGGAAAAGGCCAGCGCATCCATCCGCTGTCGCAAAAGTTCATCGACCAGATCAACCACAAAGCGACCACCTGGAAAGCAGGCCCGAACTTCTCGCCGGAAACTTCGATGAGCTTCATCCGCAGCCTGATGGGAGTACACAAGGACGCGGACAAGTTCATGCCTCCGGTGATGCTGCACGACTTGGAAAAAGACGACGAGCTGCCGGAGAACTTCGACTCGCGCGAACAGTGGCCCAACTGTCCAACTATCGGTGAAATCCGCGATCAGGGATCGTGCGGATCGTGCTGGGCCTTCGGAGCCGTCGAAGCCATGTCCGATCGTATCTGTATCCACTCGGAGGGCAAGGTGCACTTCCGCGTTTCCGCTGAAGACCTGGTATCGTGCTGCCATACGTGCGGTTTCGGATGCAACGGTGGATTCCCGGGAGCGGCCTGGAGCTACTGGGTACGAAAGGGCCTGGTCAGTGGTGGACCTTATGGCTCGGATCAGGGTTGCCAACCGTACGCCATTGAACCGTGTGAACATCACGTCAACGGAACTCGTCCATCTTGCGAAGGCGAAGGCGGCAAGACTCCGAAGTGCGTCAAGAAGTGTCAGGCTAGCTACAACGTTCCATACGCTAAGGACAAGCGGTACGGAAAATCATCCTACTCGATCGCCAACCACGAGAAGCAGATCCAGAAGGAGATCATGACCAACGGACCGGTTGAGGGTGCGTTCACGGTTTACGAGGACTTGCTGAACTACAAGGAGGGTGTCTACCAGCATGTGCATGGCAAGATGCTTGGTGGACATGCTATCCGTATTCTCGGCTGGGGCGTTGATAACGGAACCAAGTACTGGCTGATTGCGAACTCATGGAACAGTGACTGGGGAGATAATGGATACTTCAAGATTCTGCGCGGAGAGGATCATCTGGGTATTGAGAGCTCCATTGCCGCTGGATTGCCAAAAATTTAA
- the LOC109412731 gene encoding cathepsin B isoform X1 has protein sequence MVSSPKQRIQTKSPTMKRYLLVLAALALIAIANGKGQRIHPLSQKFIDQINHKATTWKAGPNFSPETSMSFIRSLMGVHKDADKFMPPVMLHDLEKDDELPENFDSREQWPNCPTIGEIRDQGSCGSCWAFGAVEAMSDRICIHSEGKVHFRVSAEDLVSCCHTCGFGCNGGFPGAAWSYWVRKGLVSGGPYGSDQGCQPYAIEPCEHHVNGTRPSCEGEGGKTPKCVKKCQASYNVPYAKDKRYGKSSYSIANHEKQIQKEIMTNGPVEGAFTVYEDLLNYKEGVYQHVHGKMLGGHAIRILGWGVDNGTKYWLIANSWNSDWGDNGYFKILRGEDHLGIESSIAAGLPKI, from the coding sequence AATTCAAACAAAGAGCCCAACAATGAAGAGATATCTGCTAGTGCTGGCAGCTCTGGCACTGATCGCCATCGCCAATGGAAAAGGCCAGCGCATCCATCCGCTGTCGCAAAAGTTCATCGACCAGATCAACCACAAAGCGACCACCTGGAAAGCAGGCCCGAACTTCTCGCCGGAAACTTCGATGAGCTTCATCCGCAGCCTGATGGGAGTACACAAGGACGCGGACAAGTTCATGCCTCCGGTGATGCTGCACGACTTGGAAAAAGACGACGAGCTGCCGGAGAACTTCGACTCGCGCGAACAGTGGCCCAACTGTCCAACTATCGGTGAAATCCGCGATCAGGGATCGTGCGGATCGTGCTGGGCCTTCGGAGCCGTCGAAGCCATGTCCGATCGTATCTGTATCCACTCGGAGGGCAAGGTGCACTTCCGCGTTTCCGCTGAAGACCTGGTATCGTGCTGCCATACGTGCGGTTTCGGATGCAACGGTGGATTCCCGGGAGCGGCCTGGAGCTACTGGGTACGAAAGGGCCTGGTCAGTGGTGGACCTTATGGCTCGGATCAGGGTTGCCAACCGTACGCCATTGAACCGTGTGAACATCACGTCAACGGAACTCGTCCATCTTGCGAAGGCGAAGGCGGCAAGACTCCGAAGTGCGTCAAGAAGTGTCAGGCTAGCTACAACGTTCCATACGCTAAGGACAAGCGGTACGGAAAATCATCCTACTCGATCGCCAACCACGAGAAGCAGATCCAGAAGGAGATCATGACCAACGGACCGGTTGAGGGTGCGTTCACGGTTTACGAGGACTTGCTGAACTACAAGGAGGGTGTCTACCAGCATGTGCATGGCAAGATGCTTGGTGGACATGCTATCCGTATTCTCGGCTGGGGCGTTGATAACGGAACCAAGTACTGGCTGATTGCGAACTCATGGAACAGTGACTGGGGAGATAATGGATACTTCAAGATTCTGCGCGGAGAGGATCATCTGGGTATTGAGAGCTCCATTGCCGCTGGATTGCCAAAAATTTAA